Proteins encoded within one genomic window of Bacillus sp. 1NLA3E:
- the uvrC gene encoding excinuclease ABC subunit UvrC, whose product MNETIKNKLTILPDHPGCYLMKDRQGTIIYVGKAKVLKNRVRSYFTGSHDGKTLRLVNEIVDFEYIVTSSNIEALLLEINLIKKYDPKYNVMLKDDKTYPFIKLTAERHPRLITTRKVKKDKGKYFGPYPNVQAANETKKLLDRIYPLRKCSTLPDRVCLYYHMGQCLAPCVKEVSEAEYKSLTDEITRFLNGGYNDIKKDLTEKMTEAAEQLDFERAKDFRDKIIHIDTIMEKQKMTMTDFTDRDVFGYSVDKGWMCVQVFFIRQGKLIERDVSLFPIYDEAEEEMLTFLGQFYAKSDHFKPNEILVPETIDTSMLEQLLDVKVLIPKRGQKKDLVKLAEKNATIALKEKFSLIERDEKRTINAVENLGDSLGIYTPHRIEAFDNSNIQGTDPVSALVVFIDGKPNKNEYRKYKIKTVIGPDDYESMREVTRRRYTRVLKENLPLPDLLIIDGGKGHVEAVRDVLENELGLDIPITGLVKDDKHRTSQLLYGNPLQIVPLARNSQEFYLLQRIQDEVHRFAITFHRQLRGKSAFQSHLDEIAGIGEKRKKLLLKTFGSLKKMKEASIEEMVSIGIPANIAKELLEKINS is encoded by the coding sequence ATGAATGAAACAATAAAAAATAAGCTCACTATTTTGCCTGACCATCCTGGCTGCTATTTGATGAAAGATAGACAAGGAACCATCATCTATGTTGGAAAAGCAAAAGTACTTAAAAACAGAGTCCGCTCATATTTTACCGGCTCGCATGATGGTAAAACACTTCGACTGGTAAATGAAATCGTGGATTTTGAATATATCGTTACCTCTTCCAACATTGAGGCGCTTCTTTTAGAAATTAACTTAATAAAAAAATATGATCCTAAATACAATGTCATGCTTAAGGATGATAAAACCTATCCCTTTATTAAGCTGACAGCAGAACGCCACCCTCGCTTAATTACCACTCGAAAAGTAAAAAAAGACAAAGGTAAATATTTTGGTCCGTACCCAAATGTCCAAGCTGCAAACGAAACGAAAAAATTACTTGATCGAATCTATCCATTAAGGAAATGTTCGACTCTACCAGATCGGGTTTGTTTATATTATCATATGGGTCAATGCTTAGCACCTTGTGTCAAAGAGGTAAGTGAAGCAGAATACAAATCCTTAACAGACGAAATTACTCGCTTTCTAAACGGCGGATATAACGATATCAAAAAAGATTTGACTGAAAAAATGACCGAAGCAGCTGAGCAACTTGATTTTGAACGTGCCAAAGATTTTCGTGACAAAATCATTCATATAGATACCATTATGGAAAAACAAAAAATGACGATGACTGATTTTACAGACCGTGATGTATTTGGATATTCTGTTGATAAGGGTTGGATGTGTGTTCAAGTCTTTTTTATCCGGCAAGGAAAGCTGATTGAGCGGGATGTCTCGTTGTTTCCAATTTATGATGAGGCAGAAGAAGAGATGTTAACCTTCCTAGGTCAATTTTATGCAAAATCGGATCATTTCAAGCCAAATGAGATTTTAGTTCCAGAAACAATTGATACAAGTATGCTCGAACAACTTCTTGATGTAAAAGTGCTAATCCCAAAGCGTGGTCAGAAAAAAGATTTAGTGAAACTTGCCGAAAAAAATGCGACCATCGCCTTGAAGGAGAAATTTTCCTTAATAGAACGAGATGAAAAAAGAACCATCAATGCAGTAGAAAACCTCGGTGATAGCTTAGGGATTTATACTCCCCATCGAATCGAGGCTTTTGATAATTCCAACATTCAGGGAACCGATCCAGTTTCGGCATTAGTGGTATTTATTGATGGTAAGCCAAATAAAAACGAATATCGCAAATATAAAATCAAAACAGTAATAGGTCCCGATGATTACGAATCGATGCGAGAGGTTACAAGAAGAAGATATACGAGAGTCCTAAAAGAAAATCTACCTCTTCCAGATTTATTAATTATTGATGGAGGAAAAGGACATGTTGAAGCGGTAAGAGATGTCCTTGAAAATGAACTGGGGTTAGATATACCGATTACTGGACTTGTAAAGGATGATAAACACAGAACGTCCCAACTTTTATATGGAAATCCCTTGCAAATTGTCCCGCTTGCCCGAAATAGTCAAGAATTCTATTTGCTTCAGAGGATTCAAGACGAGGTCCATCGATTTGCGATTACTTTTCATCGTCAGTTACGAGGAAAAAGTGCCTTCCAATCGCATCTTGATGAAATTGCTGGTATTGGTGAGAAACGAAAGAAGCTTTTGCTTAAAACCTTTGGATCTTTAAAGAAGATGAAGGAAGCAAGCATTGAGGAAATGGTCTCGATTGGAATTCCTGCAAATATAGCCAAAGAGCTGTTGGAGAAAATAAATAGTTAG